The Pseudomonadota bacterium genome contains the following window.
GAAACAGATTCATTCAAATCGCTCATGCAGTCGATCAAAGACAAAGGTGTCCTGGAACCTCTCCTTGTAACAAAAGGAGACGGCGACTCATACAACCTCATATGCGGGGAGAGGCGTCTTGCAGCAGCCCGGCAACTCGAATTTGAATTAGTACCGGTGCGGGTCATAGAAGCAGGTAAGGAATCAGGCGAGGTTATAGCACTTCAACTGACAGAAAACCTCCAAAGAGAAGACTTAAACCCCATGGATCAGGCAAAGGGGATATTGGCGTATATTCAGGCGAAACTTCCCGATAAAAATTATGACGTGGATGGGGTGATGAATGATTTGGTAAGTTACAAGCGAAGACCTGAGGAGCTGTCTGATAAAATTGCCCCAACATTTGGGGCAATTGTAGAAATCACCGGAAAGTCAATAAATACGCTGTTTAACGGGCTATCACTTTTAAAACTTTTCACCGGAAAGTCAATAAATACGCTGTTTAACGGGCTATCACTTTTAAAACTTTCTCCCGAGATTCAGGCCGAAATTCAGGCAGGAACTCTGCCTGTTTCTCAGGGGTACCTATTCGCTGCCAACCTCGATTGCCCTGACTGCGATAAGATTTTTGAGGCCATTATGAAGACGCCTGTAACCTATCTCGCACTTGAGAAATTGCTTACGGCATGGAAGAAACCCCAACCGGACCCGGGTGTCACAAAACCCATACCTGTGAAGAAGCAGGTTAAAGGTCTTGTATCAATGAAGACAGCTTTTGAGCAAGGCCTTGGAACCTATGTACGGGAAGACGTTGAAAATTATCTCTATGAACTGCAGGTTTTCTGTGATTTTGTACAACAACAGGTGCCTAACATCCCATACGGCAAGAAAAAACCGCCACAGGTATGAGATGGGCAGTGAATAGTCGTTAGTGAATAGTGATGCACTCGTAAAAAGTCGTATTTCTGTCGTTTTGTCATTCTCACGAATACCCTGAAGGGCACAAGCGTGGAAGGGCACAAGCGTGGGAATCCAGTGATTTAAATGTGTTCTGGACTCCCGTTTTCACGGGAGTGACGGCTAAATTGGAATTTTTTCACAACTTCTGACCGGTAAAACTATAAGAACCGGAATTTTCAGTACGGTTTGACAAAATTACAGCCCCCAGAAATAGGCAGAACCACTGGTGTTCACAGTGAACACCAGTATCAAAATCTCTGCAAAGCCAATACAGACAAGGGGAATTATATCCTGTCTTTTCACGGACTTCCTTGAGTAAAAAAATGAAATTGTAAAAACCTTCACCCTCCGGGCGCTGTCTTTGAATTCGAATTGATATAAATTCGACTAAAGATCGAGAATGATCTCGGACAGAGGGCGTTTCGGGACATGGTGAATATCTTTTTCGTCCCTCCAGTATTTTATGTTCCCATCTTTTACTTCGTTTATGACAACAAGCTCCTTAGGAACGCCAAGGGTGATGACAAGCAATATCTCATATTTCTCAGGTATTTTCAGCGCAGCCCTTAGCTTGTCTCTTTGTATGGAAGCTATGATGCATCCGCCGAAACCCATCTCTACTGCCCCTAATAGAATGCTCTGTGCTGCAATTCCGTGATTGCAGTCAAAGTTTTCCATAATATCTTTGTCGCCGAGGATTGTTATGTAACCGGAGGGCTTTTCTCCTTCCTCCGGGCCTCCCCAGTCTTTCAGGTAGCCTGCCCAGCCAAGACAGGGGAATATGAGACTGTTTTTTTCCAACGTCCATGAGAGGATAAATTTTAAGGGTTGAAGATTGGCAGTTGAAGGGGAAAGACGGGCAAGTTCAACAAGATATTTAAGTTGCTCTTCGTTTATTGCCATATCCTGGTAATAGCGCCGGTAGCTTCTATTTTTATTAATCAGGTCATATATCAGGTCATATATCATATGCCGGCTCTATTCGTATTCCTTAGGAACTGCACAGATCAAGACAAGGGGTTCATTTTTTGATTTATTCATGTACTGATGAATTTCTCCGGGTAGAACAAGAACAAAATCACCTTTTTGAACGGGCTTTTCTTTTTTGCCCTCAATTACAACAGCGCCTTTTCCTTCAATGATATAATTTACATGCTCAAAGGGATGCTGATGGTACGGGGTGTGTCCGTCCGGCTCGATTGTAAAAACCCGAAAGACAAAATTGGGCGAACCGTCTTGTTTCGATATGGGGATTTGTTTAAAGGCTTTGTGTGCACCTTCCATGACGACCTTAATTTTCTCCGTTACTTCAAGATTGGTGATTTTCATTAAAGACCTCCTTACCGGAATATTGCATATTGTGGTCTATTATATTTACATTTTTGTCTGTTTTTTGAAAACATTTATTTTATAAATCTTTGGTCCTTAACAATTTGACCGACAAGGGCAGGGATAAGTCTCTCCACCATTCATACTGTTTATGGGAGGCGGGCAGTGTAAACAGAGGACAATCCGGACAGACGGGCATCACACCCAGCGGCCGTAAAAAAACTACCGTCCATGAAGAATAATCTGGTATAATCCGATAACAAAAGGCAGAGAGGCGGATAATAAAGATAAAGGTAAACAGCTACATTATTTTTATAATCTTATCTTCGTCGCCTATTACCCATAAGAGATCTTTAGATGATAATTGATCATGGTAATATGACTGCCAACAAAATACTTTTCAGGCAGGAGGAATTATAAATGAGAATAGGTGGTTTTCAATTACACGAGCCTGTTCCTGAGTGCAATGAGCCTTATGTTCTGGCCACACTTCATCCCTGGATAGATGTCAACAATGTCGGCAGTCTGGTTCTGAACGAATTGGAGACAAGATTCGGGGCTACGGAATTGGGAACCCTATCCAAACCAGGTCATTTTTACGATTTCACGAGATACCGGCCTACTATCCATCTTGATGAGGGTATTCGTGACCTGTCCATACCCAATACAACAATTCACCATGCAAGAAGAGAAGGACAGAACGATCTTATCCTGCTTCGCCTCCTGGAACCCCATACCCATTCGGAGTTGTATATCAGTTCTGTATTGAAGCTTCTCAAAACCTTTAAAGCGAAGAGATATATTCTTCTGGGAAGCATGTATGATACGGTACCTCACACCAGACCTTTACTTGTCAGCGGATATGGAATGGGAGAAGATGCGATACGGGATATAAAGAAAATAGGCGCCCTGCCTATTACTTATCACGGCGCTTCAACCATTATAAATCTGATCACAAAAGAGGCGGCGGAATCAGGGATTGCAGCAATCGTGCTCATCGTCTCTCTGCCCCAGTATGTTATGTTTGGCGAGGATTATATGGGGAAGGTCAGGCTGATGGAGATATTGAACACGCTTTACAACATCCCTGTCGATAAAGAAGACTTCGAAAAAGCGCTGGAGCAGCGCAATTTAATAATCGAAAGAGTGGAAAACTCCCCGGAGGTTAAAATGCTCCTGCCTCAGCTTGAAAGTATGTATGACATGCGGATTAAAGCGATTAAGACAGATGGAATGCCACAACTTACTCCCGAAATGGAAGAACTCTTCTGGAAAATAATGGGAAAAGATGTAGGGAGAGCATAGTCCAACCCTATCAAAAGGTCGATTTTTTCGCTTGCAGTAAAAGCCCGCGGCGTATTGGATTACAACATTTTCCTTACCGTTTTTTCTTATTGTTGTAATTTCATGAGGAGGATATCAGTTATCCTCTCGGACGCCCTGCCATCACCATAAGGATTCACGGATTTCGACATCCTTTCGTACAAAACCCGGTCTTCCAGCAGATCCAGGGTGCCGTTCATGATATTATTCTGATCGGTTCCAACCAGCTTCACCGCACCTGCCTCTATGCCTTCAGGCCTCTCAGTGGTATTTCTCATCACAAGGACCGGTTTGCCCAGAGATGGCGCTTCCTCCTGAATACCACCGGAATCGGTTAAAATCAGATAGGAGTTGTTCATTAAAAAGACAAACTGCTCATATTCAAGGGGCTCAATAAGATAAATATTTTTAATCCCGCTTAATATCCTTTTTACCGGTCTTTGCACATTAGGATTAAGGTGAACAGGGTATACGATAGCCACGTCATCCCT
Protein-coding sequences here:
- a CDS encoding ParB/RepB/Spo0J family partition protein: ETDSFKSLMQSIKDKGVLEPLLVTKGDGDSYNLICGERRLAAARQLEFELVPVRVIEAGKESGEVIALQLTENLQREDLNPMDQAKGILAYIQAKLPDKNYDVDGVMNDLVSYKRRPEELSDKIAPTFGAIVEITGKSINTLFNGLSLLKLFTGKSINTLFNGLSLLKLSPEIQAEIQAGTLPVSQGYLFAANLDCPDCDKIFEAIMKTPVTYLALEKLLTAWKKPQPDPGVTKPIPVKKQVKGLVSMKTAFEQGLGTYVREDVENYLYELQVFCDFVQQQVPNIPYGKKKPPQV
- a CDS encoding nitroreductase family protein, translated to MIYDLIYDLINKNRSYRRYYQDMAINEEQLKYLVELARLSPSTANLQPLKFILSWTLEKNSLIFPCLGWAGYLKDWGGPEEGEKPSGYITILGDKDIMENFDCNHGIAAQSILLGAVEMGFGGCIIASIQRDKLRAALKIPEKYEILLVITLGVPKELVVINEVKDGNIKYWRDEKDIHHVPKRPLSEIILDL
- a CDS encoding cupin domain-containing protein, which translates into the protein MKITNLEVTEKIKVVMEGAHKAFKQIPISKQDGSPNFVFRVFTIEPDGHTPYHQHPFEHVNYIIEGKGAVVIEGKKEKPVQKGDFVLVLPGEIHQYMNKSKNEPLVLICAVPKEYE
- a CDS encoding PAC2 family protein, whose translation is MRIGGFQLHEPVPECNEPYVLATLHPWIDVNNVGSLVLNELETRFGATELGTLSKPGHFYDFTRYRPTIHLDEGIRDLSIPNTTIHHARREGQNDLILLRLLEPHTHSELYISSVLKLLKTFKAKRYILLGSMYDTVPHTRPLLVSGYGMGEDAIRDIKKIGALPITYHGASTIINLITKEAAESGIAAIVLIVSLPQYVMFGEDYMGKVRLMEILNTLYNIPVDKEDFEKALEQRNLIIERVENSPEVKMLLPQLESMYDMRIKAIKTDGMPQLTPEMEELFWKIMGKDVGRA